Genomic window (Henningerozyma blattae CBS 6284 chromosome 10, complete genome):
ATCTTCAATCCCCTTAATTAATTGCATGGTTTGTGTATTGACCATCGATAACGATGTTGTGGCGATATTAATTTCCgaattattttcaactAACAAATTACTATTGGAATTAGTGCCAGCATTACtgctattattactacCATAACTgttttcttcttcctcttccAGATTTAATGTTCCAATAGCAGCtaatttaatcaattcTTCTAATCTAGTAGATATTAGTTCAATAGTTTGGTTTAATCGTTCTTTTAATACTTGATTACTCATTCTTATcgatgataataataatttttgtgtttgaattaaaatctttacTACTTGATATTACTTACTTttattggtaataatttgtttttttttttttttattatttttcaatttttggTGATGgcttattttattttgtaaaccTTTACAAACCAAAGGTGTACGGGTGtattgaattttaatttccCGTTCAAAGTATTTATATCACGTGCTGTtgaatatcattttttttttctttttttacatATTAATTAAGAAGTTTGTTTATATAGATTCATTATACATTTATAAATTGATTGTAGAATATTTGCTCGTGTAGTTtcataaaaagaaataggTTGTTTCTTCTCTATTTCCCTGTGCTACCAAAGCCACTGGAACCTCTTTCACTTTCTTCTAATGATTCTACTACAACAATTTCCGCATCATCAATGATTCTTTCTAAGATTAATTGAGCAATTCTATCacctttaataatttcaaaatccTTTTCAGAATGGTTGAATAACATGATTTTAACTTCACCAGTGTAATCTCTATCAATCACACCAGCACCAGTATTAATACCGTGTTTAACAGCTAAACCTGATCTTGGTGCGATTCTACCATAGGTACCAACTGGAACAGTGAATGATATATCAGTAGACACTAAACCTTGGCCTCTAGCTGGAATAGTAATAGCTTTAGAAGCGTATATGTCATAACCAGCTGCAGTTGCAGAACCTTTAGTTGGAACAGTAGCATCTGGTGAACGCAGTTGTATCTTCAAAGATTgagataatttttgttgttttgtGGCTTGagacattattattattcttattttgaATGTTCCTCTGATTACCTATTTATAATCTAATAGGCATGAAATTGTAAGTTATCAATAATACACAATTCAGGTAAGCacctttctttttatatagaACTGTATTTTCCGGAAATCAATCGAGATGAGCTTTACGCGTGGTAAATTTACGCGTATTCCCCATCGCGTTGGTTCAGTAAAATTATTGCTTTCCATTTTTAGTAATAACCTTTTTTACagaatttccaaattttataaaatcaatgtttattaaagcttttttttcccCCATTCATTAACTtcttgtttgtttgtttttgtttttttgatgaatttttaatcgCAATTAATATCGTTATTATTCACCGTCACAAAATTACGAAATCGATTTATATGCATTTTTTGATTGGAtctattttataatattttatttttcttttgctatatttgtaaattaattgCACAATCTTCCTTGATTCTTATAGAATATAATAAGTTCAATATAATTGAGTTATCGATCTATAAATTGCTtaagttttaaaataaagatgTAACTTTTCATAATAAGGATTAGAAAACTATTCccttaatttttattttgtttttttcaaaaaaacaCATTAATCTAAAATGAGCAAGATTTGAAGCACATACCGGGATCATTCTCAATTTTAAAGGACATGGCGCTCTTTGACTATTAATAGCTGCCAATAAATTGGTATCAGTCATTTCATGTCTTTAtctagttttttttttaatttcaagtTATATACTAATCcctaatttttcatattcgCTCAAAATAAGCCTTGGTGACGAAATTAAGGTTTGGATCTTCCAGAAAGCAGGAGTACAGTCTTTTCGATTCTataagattattatttttttaagcttcttttttttatttttttatttttcattttttttttttaattatttgttcCACTAATATCACATGAAATTTCTTCTTGTCGAACTATTTTTCGAAAGATTTTTATCTCGTTCCTTATCCACTCCAACTTGACccaatttatttcaattaattacATCTTCTctcaaatatttccaaatctGTATCGGAAAGAGCGGTGTCTGTGTATTTACAACCTCTACGACGTGCGCTATCAGAATTAAATCCCCTTTCCCGAGGTTTTATTGGTTCCACAAGTTTAAAGTTTAAATCTTCCATCGGCAAAGTTTTATAGAAGGACGCTAATTAGTCATACATCGAATAGATTGCCTGTGTTATCCCTTAATATACCGGAACTAAAAGGAACTAACCCGGTGGTTCTAAATCAGTTTTAAAACGTTCTGCTATTTCGGTTGTAACAAATgataatcaaataaatcgCCAAGTCTCAAGGTTAATCAAGAACTACAAAAAGTCCAGACCTTGTTATACGAGACATGATAATCATGGATACTTCCGGAATAAAGGATGTGTTAGCAGGCACCTAGCTTAATTTAACAGATCCCACTGTATCGCCACATACCTTTCTTGGtctaaattaataattctaccTTATAGGGTATTTGCTTATTTACCCCGGTGTAATAACTTGCTAGTCGGAATTGCCTTATGGGGTAATTTCAACAACAACGCCATATATATGGATCGgatgtttattttttttaagctTGTTCGTGGGTTTTGCTTGTTTTGTATGCTTGtgtttatatttatgaATATTTGTGTTTTGAGGGGTAGGAATATAGCTGTATACCGATGAGATTTGATAAGATAGATGAAGTTTAACCTTGAAAATGTTATGCATGCATGTGTTAGGCCGGTGCCTATGACTATTTTCAAGTTTAATTCATGGTAATCTTATAACAATCTCATGAAATCTTATGGGATATTTGC
Coding sequences:
- the SRB6 gene encoding Srb6p (similar to Saccharomyces cerevisiae SRB6 (YBR253W); ancestral locus Anc_7.174); the protein is MSNQVLKERLNQTIELISTRLEELIKLAAIGTLNLEEEEENSYGSNNSSNAGTNSNSNLLVENNSEINIATTSLSMVNTQTMQLIKGIEDLLVLSRNIKEKWLLTQIPKDEEENELDYEMVEQLLDGCMNELIGE
- the DUT1 gene encoding bifunctional dITP/dUTP diphosphatase (similar to Saccharomyces cerevisiae DUT1 (YBR252W); ancestral locus Anc_7.173), with translation MSQATKQQKLSQSLKIQLRSPDATVPTKGSATAAGYDIYASKAITIPARGQGLVSTDISFTVPVGTYGRIAPRSGLAVKHGINTGAGVIDRDYTGEVKIMLFNHSEKDFEIIKGDRIAQLILERIIDDAEIVVVESLEESERGSSGFGSTGK